The Juglans microcarpa x Juglans regia isolate MS1-56 chromosome 2S, Jm3101_v1.0, whole genome shotgun sequence genome has a window encoding:
- the LOC121252154 gene encoding uncharacterized protein LOC121252154, whose product MPGNGVEDRIHKLYGPDNSYLDQHQSQAVEDSWPGFNCNPWVGKWRQIGVAPSCDVKSFNHKKLDSVKRHGGESLSAFFNQNREHSNIYSRSQQLSSNEDMLGCHKFLARQRQSEVLGENTVYDPQAITSRCLSFLIPQQENVSGDSPTLTTNSERSEITEASIDFDLVGGKQQLVRGQQLHTPHTHQMQSGYNEMQLLQQHVVFKQLQELQRQQQLQHFGDSRQQNSANQISAMTKQAAGAQISPVINGTPVNDASHVLMNWMQQGPSPTVQGVSSRVVVSQDQGQALHSMGLASQQLDVSLYGTPIASARGSMSEYSHLHGMSHDSTNLLTKVSVQAQKPITQSSSFSSPLVGDQVTVSSEQVCFPQEGFISKQRLQGNNMFGQIPVQGLNSTVVSSNLQLGNTLQKNASPTEFNGRPERAGWSGTLQQKNMRLGPSQGLVPLDPMEEKILYNLDDNIWDTSFGGHIDMGTGGFGITLDPTDHSSALPAIQSGSWSALMQSAVAEASSSDTGLQEEWSGLTFQNSELSTDNQPSNAMDSEKQQSSWLDSNLLSTASLSSRHFPAFNESSVSSSFPGFHQPGVQFSIEQRDTLHQDDSHESIRKSPKNSGEWIDCGHKQKSSIEGRRPVQPLVSLDSAWTGQIFEHPESDSHRQRNASINNVSQPCSELKGDINEATYQGRSFDDCLRESDNSSVASYFSRPARGLEPVHSGMDGTLPSRENSQIFNFAAVPNSSPSKAFRETGQHNQLDYVKSADISRNKENQSMAKNQHQMSNGSYVLHNYLEKGGGTDGMQQKCYQNDNSYENYGLKGFSGQEQEHVGQLKFINNVHRSALTLDKGHLLDYQGNSKASEIASRDDLDPSTTFRRSVHPHFEKLSAPTSENMLELLHKVDQSEENSSIPHFGSRACDSLVSETETPDGSVAHLYNQSAACQGFAMKLAPASQQLSNMNPFISSQDMPEVECNLSFRQANSEIEKNQTWLAYPSVQSCSSSRESSQRSHWDNKFRISGQTSIPSSLYMPGVAAFTSSAPYIRNQLQMQDMPNAPLACSSSQATLAGTVSRYPPFDLAPSQLPVMSGLHQQGSFSERPHNVWTNVPVQQRPSVVESLKVPAMDPSTNRWETSLVPPGINDQNSEKVGYGSSEFGTSPRNSQGFEHGAGQQEGGRSQIQKSSEIHDASQTHSLPDADAFSSGSLLAHSHQLDLDRIQHEDNNAPSPSERIIGTIGHSLKLSHVSHPNYSLLPQVQEMKNVDTDPSRRVSDVEHVAATDAPQLTYEENSKFRNQSDTGLASASQFNTSLSEDTKMQSFVTEARENFGIKASSQPALLDRPQAMVTTGQNDFLSQSTTSNVLSNHAGHPQINLRMAPSLFKQYEAFRHGQMPLLYDGRHAKTAAGQFSLWKPSQNLDIFSSGGRIDAADASESLSAPYSLPSDGTNQCMANVRPKKRKAATSGLLPWCKEVTQSSQRVQNISVAEHDWAKATNRLIEKVEDEAELVEDWLSMFRSKKRLIMTSQLMQQLFCPAPMSILSSRAVSQYDTLAYSVAKLSLGDACSLTSCTINRFLYVPLNNNTLISEKLKAFEGVDDQSFSEVVEDFSNRAKKLEIDLLRLDKVASILDVRVECQELEKFCVINRFAKFHIRQADSSGNSSSSSTVTPAPKPNPQRYVIAHPIPRNLPEGLQCLSL is encoded by the exons ATGCCTGGTAACGGAGTTGAAGATAGGATCCACAAGTTATATGGGCCAGATAACTCTTACCTAGACCAGCACCAATCTCAAGCTGTCGAGGATAGTTGGCCTGGGTTTAACTGCAATCCATGGGTTGGGAAATGGAGGCAGATTGGGGTAGCTCCAAGTTGTGATGTAAAAAGCTTCAACCATAAAAAATTAG ATTCTGTGAAAAGGCATGGCGGTGAATCTTTGAGCGCATTCTTTAACCAAAACCGTGAGCATTCCAACATTTACTCCAGAAGCCAACAGCTGAGTTCAAATGAAGATATGCTTGGATGCCACAAATTCCTGGCAAGGCAAAGACAATCAGAGGTTTTGGGTGAAAATACAGTTTATGATCCACAGGCTATAACTTCAAGATGTCTTTCCTTCCTTATTCCACAGCAGGAAAATGTGTCTGGGGATAGTCCCACCCTAACAACAAATTCAGAAAGGTCAGAAATTACCGAAGCTTCCATCGACTTTGACTTAGTTGGAGGGAAACAGCAGCTTGTTAGGGGCCAACAACTACATACTCCACACACTCACCAAATGCAGTCTGGGTACAATGAAATGCAGTTGCTGCAGCAGCACGTTGTGTTCAAGCAGCTACAAGAACTTCAGAGGCAGCAACAACTTCAGCACTTTGGTGATTCTAGGCAGCAGAATTCTGCAAACCAGATTTCTGCAATGACTAAACAAGCTGCTGGGGCTCAGATTTCACCTGTCATCAATGGAACTCCTGTTAATGATGCATCACACGTGCTTATGAACTGGATGCAGCAAGGTCCCTCTCCCACTGTGCAAGGTGTATCTAGCAGAGTCGTAGTTTCACAAGATCAAGGTCAGGCTTTGCATTCCATGGGTCTGGCTTCTCAACAGCTTGATGTATCCTTATATGGCACTCCTATTGCTAGTGCAAGAGGTAGTATGAGTGAATATTCCCATCTCCACGGGATGTCTCATGATTCTACAAATTTGTTGACTAAGGTTAGTGTTCAGGCACAGAAGCCTATTACACAATCATCAAGCTTCAGTAGCCCCCTTGTAGGTGATCAGGTTACTGTTTCTTCAGAGCAGGTTTGCTTTCCCCAAGAAGGTTTCATATCCAAACAAAGACTTCAGGGAAACAATATGTTTGGACAGATTCCTGTTCAGGGGTTGAATAGTACTGTTGTTTCGAGCAATCTCCAACTGGGGAATACTCTGCAAAAGAATGCATCACCAACGGAATTTAATGGGAGGCCAGAGCGAGCTGGTTGGTCTGGAACCTTGCAGCAGAAAAATATGCGGCTTGGCCCTTCTCAGGGTTTGGTTCCTCTAGATCCGATGGAAGAGAAGATTTTGTACAATCTGGATGATAACATCTGGGACACTTCTTTTGGTGGGCACATTGACATGGGCACTGGAGGCTTTGGAATTACACTGGACCCAACAGACCATTCGAGTGCACTTCCTGCTATTCAAAGTGGAAGCTGGAGTGCTCTTATGCAATCTGCAGTTGCAGAAGCTTCTAGTAGTGATACTGGGCTACAGGAAGAGTGGAGTGGCTTAACTTTTCAGAACTCAGAACTCTCAACTGATAATCAGCCTTCAAATGCTATGGATAGTGAAAAGCAACAATCAAGTTGGCTTGATAGCAACCTACTGAGTACTGCCTCCTTAAGTTCAAGACATTTTCCTGCATTTAATGAGTCTAGTGTGAGCTCTAGCTTCCCTGGCTTTCATCAACCAGGCGTCCAGTTCTCAATTGAGCAGAGAGATACACTGCACCAGGATGATTCTCATGAATCAATTCGGAAGTCTCCCAAAAACAGTGGTGAGTGGATTGATTGTGGCCATAAACAAAAATCATCCATTGAAGGACGTCGACCAGTTCAACCACTTGTGTCATTGGACAGTGCATGGACTGGTCAGATTTTTGAGCACCCAGAAAGCGATTCCCATCGGCAAAGAAATGCCTCAATTAACAATGTTAGCCAACCATGCAGTGAACTAAAAG GTGATATCAATGAAGCTACATACCAGGGGAGGAGTTTTGATGATTGTCTGCGGGAGAGCGATAATAGTTCTGTTGCAAGTTATTTTTCTAGACCAGCTAGAGGATTGGAGCCAGTACACTCTGGCATGGATGGTACTCTGCCCAGCAGAgaaaattcacaaatatttaACTTTGCTGCTGTGCCAAATTCAAGCCCTTCCAAGGCCTTTCGAGAAACCGGTCAACATAATCAGCTTGATTATGTTAAGAGTGCTGATATATCTAGGAACAAGGAAAATCAGAGCATGGCTAAAAACCAGCATCAGATGAGTAATGGTTCTTATGTTTTGCATAACTATCTTGAGAAAGGAGGTGGAACAGATGGGATGCAGCAGAAATGCTACCAAAACGACAACTCTTATGAAAACTATGGCTTGAAAGGATTTAGTGGGCAAGAGCAAGAACATGTTGGACAGctcaaattcattaataatgTTCATAGAAGTGCCTTGACCTTGGATAAG GGACATTTACTGGATTATCAAGGAAACTCAAAAGCTTCAGAGATAGCTTCTAGAGATGACCTGGATCCATCTACTACCTTTCGCAGATCCGTTCATCCCCATTTTGAAAAGCTTTCCGCTCCAACAAG TGAAAATATGCTTGAGCTTCTTCATAAGGTTGACCAATCTGAGGAGAACAGCAGTATACCTCATTTTGGCTCTAGAGCCTGTGATTCATTGGTGTCTGAGACAGAGACTCCTGATGGATCTGTTGCTCATTTGTATAATCAGTCAGCTGCTTGTCAAGGATTTGCCATGAAACTGGCTCCTGCATCTCAACAGCTGTCCAATATGAAccctttcatttcatcacaGGATATGCCAGAAGTAGAATGTAATCTAAGTTTTAGGCAAGCCAATTCTGAGATAGAGAAGAACCAGACCTGGTTAGCGTACCCATCTGTTCAGTCATGTTCTTCATCGCGCGAATCATCTCAAAGATCACATTGGgataataaatttagaatttcagGACAGACAAGCATCCCCTCATCTTTATATATGCCTGGTGTTGCAGCTTTTACATCAAGTGCTCCATATATAAGAAATCAGCTTCAAATGCAGGACATGCCAAATGCACCTCTGGCATGTTCATCTTCACAGGCAACATTGGCTGGTACAGTTAGCAGATACCCACCGTTTGACCTTGCTCCCTCTCAGCTTCCTGTTATGTCAGGCTTGCATCAGCAGGGTTCATTTTCAGAGAGACCGCACAACGTATGGACAAATGTACCAGTTCAGCAACGTCCTTCTGTTGTAGAATCTCTTAAGGTTCCAGCTATGGATCCGTCAACAAATCGCTGGGAAACTTCACTGGTGCCACCAGGGATAAATGACCAAAATTCCGAGAAAGTTGGATATGGATCATCAGAATTTGGCACATCTCCAAGGAATTCACAAGGATTTGAACATGGGGCAGGTCAGCAAGAGGGAGGGAGATCTCAGATACAAAAATCATCTGAGATACATGATGCTTCACAGACTCATAGTTTGCCTGATGCAGATGCTTTTTCCTCTGGCTCATTGTTGGCTCATTCACACCAGCTGGACCTCGATAGAATACAGCATGAAGACAACAATGCTCCTTCTCCCTCTGAAAGAATTATTGGAACCATTGGTCATTCTCTAAAACTATCACATGTTTCTCATCCGAATTACTCCCTACTGCCCCAAGTGCAGGAAATGAAGAATGTGGATACTGATCCAAGTAGGAGAGTTTCGGATGTTGAGCATGTGGCTGCCACTGATGCACCACAGCTAACATATGAAGAGAATTCCAAGTTCAGAAACCAGTCGGATACTGGACTGGCGTCAGCATCCCAATTCAACACATCACTATCTGAGGACACTAAAATGCAAAGTTTTGTGACAGAAGCAAGAGAAAACTTTGGCATAAAAGCTTCATCACAGCCTGCTCTTCTAGATAGGCCTCAAGCGATGGTCACGACTggtcaaaatgattttttgagtcAATCTACTACCAGTAACGTGTTATCAAATCATGCAGGGCATCCCCAGATTAATTTGCGCATGGCACCCTCATTGTTTAAACAGTACGAGGCTTTCAGACATGGACAGATGCCACTGTTATATGATGGAAGACATGCAAAGACTGCTGCAGGACAGTTCTCTCTGTGGAAGCCTTCCCAGAATTTGGATATATTTTCTTCTGGGGGACGAATAGATGCTGCTGATGCTAGTGAATCCCTTTCAGCCCCTTATTCATTGCCTTCGGATGGTACCAATCAATGCATGGCGAATGTGAGACCAAAAAAACGGAAAGCTGCAACATCTGGTCTTCTACCATGGTGCAAAGAAGTAACACAAAGTTCTCAAAGGGTTCAAAATATCAG TGTTGCAGAACATGACTGGGCAAAAGCCACAAATCGATTGATTGAGAAG GTGGAAGATGAGGCTGAATTGGTTGAAGATTGGCTGTCAATGTTTCGATCTAAGAAAAGGCTTATCATGACATCACAGCTTATGCAGCAATTGTTTTGCCCTGCACCAATGTCCATTCTCTCATCAAGGGCTGTTTCGCAATATGATACTCTGGCATACTCTGTTGCCAAATTATCACTAGGAGATGCATGTAGCCTGACCTCTTGCACAATTAATCGTTTTTTGTATGTACCGCTGAATAACAACACCTT GATTTCAGAAAAGCTCAAAGCTTTTGAGGGTGTTGATGACCAGTCCTTTTCAGAAGTTGTAGAAGACTTCAGCAATAGAGCAAAGAAGTTGGAAATTGACTTACTCAG ATTGGACAAGGTGGCATCCATTTTAGACGTAAGAGTGGAATGCCAGGAGTTGGAAAAGTTTTGTGTCATTAACCGCTTTGCCAAATTCCACATCCGGCAAGCAGATTCCTCTGGAAACTCTTCTTCCTCCAGTACTGTTACCCCTGCACCAAAACCCAATCCCCAGAGATATGTCATTGCACATCCAATACCTAGGAATCTACCGGAGGGGTTACAATGTCTTTCACTGTGA
- the LOC121252219 gene encoding UDP-glycosyltransferase 83A1-like, producing the protein MGRGRILALPYPAQGHVSPMMAFCRVLEKHGFKITFVNTDFNHKRIVRAGVGKDSLSMGSNNINFVSIPDGLDPEDERNELEFPKLCQSMLLTMPAKLEELVRGINNNAAAAAAAAASGDDGGLSGSTDDDDDDKITCFITEFGMSWALEVANKMGIKGAAFYPMCATYCNATTFFAPNMQELGAFLNSDGIKGCGTDQLPEELQKILSLPTGDFDTPKIIFEYSARNLKAMEKTEWWLCNSAYELEPDVFAKVPRLLPIGPNLTEISGRSRAQIFQEDSSCLEWLDKQPPCSVIYVAFGSVSTLEPTQFQELALGLDLTNRPFLWVVRPNFIKNSSSCAFPDEFKGTRGKIVTWAPQPKVLNHPSLACFLSHCGWTSTIEGLSSAVPFLCWPFFADQITNKMCICDVWKVGVGFDPVDNHGLIRRSEIKKKVDLLFNDDNIRARSSQLRDTILSTTAEGGRSFENLNKFINWLKE; encoded by the exons atGGGAAGGGGACGAATTCTAGCTCTCCCATATCCAGCACAAGGACATGTGAGCCCTATGATGGCCTTTTGTCGTGTACTAGAAAAACATGGTTTCAAAATCACATTTGTGAACACAGACTTCAACCACAAGCGTATCGTGAGAGCCGGGGTTGGGAAGGATAGCCTAAGCATGGGTTCGAACAACATTAATTTTGTGTCAATCCCAGATGGGTTGGATCCTGAGGACGAGAGAAACGAACTTGAATTCCCCAAGTTGTGTCAATCCATGTTACTTACCATGCCTGCAAAGCTTGAAGAGCTCGTACGAGGTATTAATAAtaatgctgctgctgctgctgctgctgctgcatcaGGTGATGATGGAGGATTATCAGGTAGTactgatgatgatgacgacgacAAGATTACTTGTTTCATTACCGAGTTTGGTATGTCGTGGGCATTGGAAGTCGCCAATAAGATGGGGATTAAAGGAGCTGCCTTTTATCCTATGTGTGCCACTTATTGTAATGCAACGACATTTTTTGCACCAAACATGCAGGAACTGGGGGCCTTTCTAAACTCTGAtg GAATCAAAGGATGCGGGACTGATCAATTGCCGGAAGAGCTGCAAAAGATACTCAGTCTCCCAACAGGCGATTTCGACACACCGAAGATCATATTTGAATATTCGGCACGAAACCTTAAAGCCATGGAAAAGACGGAGTGGTGGCTTTGTAATTCAGCATATGAACTGGAGCCGGATGTGTTTGCTAAGGTTCCAAGACTACTACCAATCGGCCCAAATTTGACAGAGATCAGTGGGAGATCGAGGGCACAGATCTTCCAAGAAGACTCCTCTTGCCTAGAATGGCTCGACAAGCAGCCACCCTGCTCAGTCATATACGTTGCTTTTGGCAGCGTCTCAACTTTGGAACCAACCCAATTCCAAGAGCTAGCTCTCGGACTTGACCTCACCAACCGGCCTTTCCTTTGGGTGGTGCGTCCAAATTTCATCAAAAACAGCTCAAGCTGTGCATTTCCAGATGAATTCAAAGGCACTCGTGGGAAGATTGTAACTTGGGCACCTCAACCAAAAGTCTTGAATCACCCCTCCCTCGCCTGCTTTCTAAGCCATTGTGGTTGGACTTCCACCATAGAAGGTTTATCAAGTGCTGTGCCTTTTTTGTGCTGGCCCTTTTTTGCTGATCAGATCACTAACAAGATGTGCATTTGCGATGTGTGGAAGGTTGGAGTAGGATTTGACCCTGTTGACAATCATGGACTCATTCGGCGCAGTGAAATTAAGAAGAAGGTTGATCTACTGTTCAACGATGATAACATTAGGGCAAGATCTTCACAACTTAGGGACACGATCCTGAGCACTACTGCGGAAGGTGGTCGGTCCTTCGAGAATCTCAACAAATTCATCAATTGGCTCAAGGAATAA